A genomic stretch from Acidobacteriota bacterium includes:
- a CDS encoding aspartate aminotransferase family protein, translating to MNYEQIAELEERRLVPTYTRLPFLAVDGEGCYLYDDQGRKYLDFLGGLGVNALGHAHPEIMAVLRDPSENLLHVSNLIYHPFQAPLADELAKIAGLDRVFFANTGTEAVEGALKLARAYGREQSPDRTGILAVENSFHGRTMGALAATWPEKYRKPFEPLPPGVKFIRQDDVVHLKRNFSPDVAALVVEVIQGEGGVVELDEEFLKTGEELCREHGAVFICDEIQCGLGRTGSFFAYQRVGLNPDIVLVAKPLAGGLPLAAILAREEVAQAFHPGMHGTTFGGGPLQCRLALKFLEILQRPDFLRHVCEVGSYFKNQLLNLQKELPVIRQVRGQGLMLAAELSVPGKEIVQQGVEAGMLFNCTQEQVLRFLPPLVIERQHVDQLIEVLRSILISVSRIEKKGVRA from the coding sequence ATGAACTACGAACAGATTGCAGAACTTGAAGAACGCAGGCTGGTTCCCACCTATACGCGCCTGCCCTTTCTGGCCGTGGACGGCGAGGGCTGCTACCTCTACGACGACCAGGGCCGGAAATATCTGGATTTCCTCGGCGGCCTTGGGGTAAACGCCTTAGGCCACGCGCATCCGGAAATCATGGCCGTATTGCGGGACCCGTCGGAGAACCTGCTTCACGTTTCGAACCTCATCTACCATCCTTTCCAGGCGCCGCTGGCAGACGAGCTGGCAAAGATTGCGGGGCTTGACCGCGTATTCTTTGCCAACACAGGCACCGAGGCCGTCGAGGGCGCCCTCAAGCTGGCCCGCGCTTACGGCCGCGAGCAATCGCCCGACCGGACGGGCATCCTGGCCGTTGAGAACTCGTTCCACGGGCGCACCATGGGCGCACTGGCGGCAACCTGGCCGGAAAAATACCGCAAGCCCTTTGAACCTCTGCCGCCGGGCGTGAAGTTTATCCGCCAGGATGACGTGGTCCACCTCAAGAGAAATTTTTCGCCGGATGTCGCCGCACTGGTGGTGGAAGTTATCCAGGGCGAAGGCGGCGTTGTGGAACTCGATGAGGAGTTCCTGAAAACCGGCGAGGAGCTGTGCCGCGAGCATGGCGCGGTGTTTATCTGTGATGAAATCCAATGCGGTTTGGGCCGCACCGGGAGCTTCTTTGCTTACCAGCGGGTGGGCCTCAACCCTGACATCGTTCTGGTGGCAAAGCCCCTGGCCGGCGGCTTGCCGCTGGCCGCCATTCTGGCCCGCGAAGAGGTTGCCCAGGCATTCCATCCCGGAATGCACGGCACTACCTTCGGCGGCGGCCCGCTTCAGTGCCGCCTGGCGCTGAAATTTCTCGAAATTCTCCAGCGGCCGGATTTTCTGAGGCACGTCTGCGAGGTTGGCTCGTATTTTAAGAACCAGTTGTTGAATCTTCAGAAGGAGCTCCCCGTCATTCGTCAGGTCCGCGGCCAGGGACTGATGCTCGCCGCGGAACTCTCGGTCCCCGGCAAGGAAATCGTCCAGCAGGGGGTGGAAGCCGGAATGCTGTTCAATTGCACACAGGAACAAGTCCTGAGATTTCTTCCTCCTCTGGTCATCGAACGGCAACATGTCGATCAACTGATCGAGGTGCTGCGCTCGATCTTAATTTCTGTTTCACGCATTGAAAAGAAAGGGGTGCGCGCATGA
- the argB gene encoding acetylglutamate kinase, with protein MKIVVKVGGQSAEEQFRRQRLARQIAGLAGAGHRVVVVHGGGKALTNTLQRLGIETVFHNGLRVTDAATRDVALMVLAGTINKQWVADLEALRQPAIGICGGDGKLVTARRLKATANGVKKDLGFVGRPTKINIAILNLAFSKGFVPVVASLGLSAGGEYLNINADDLAAALAAAIEADRLVYLTESGGVWDAERRVLPLLRTRDIQRLIQKGTVRDGMIPKLRSCARTLQHGVHEIDIISPDEQNSLLRTVIKRESVGTRIISAS; from the coding sequence GTGAAAATTGTCGTCAAAGTAGGAGGCCAGTCAGCGGAAGAACAGTTTCGGCGCCAGCGTCTGGCGCGGCAGATTGCCGGCCTGGCCGGTGCCGGCCATCGCGTGGTGGTTGTCCATGGAGGCGGCAAGGCCCTGACGAACACACTCCAACGCCTGGGAATCGAGACGGTGTTCCATAACGGCCTGCGTGTGACTGACGCCGCCACGCGCGACGTTGCTCTGATGGTATTGGCCGGGACCATTAACAAGCAGTGGGTTGCCGATCTGGAAGCGCTGCGGCAACCGGCAATCGGGATCTGCGGCGGCGACGGCAAGCTGGTGACGGCCCGCCGTTTGAAAGCCACTGCCAACGGGGTAAAGAAGGACCTGGGTTTTGTGGGTCGCCCGACAAAGATCAACATCGCTATTCTCAACCTGGCATTCTCCAAGGGGTTTGTCCCTGTCGTCGCGAGCCTCGGGCTCAGCGCCGGAGGCGAATACCTCAACATCAACGCTGACGACCTTGCGGCGGCCCTGGCAGCAGCCATTGAAGCCGACCGGCTGGTTTACCTGACGGAATCCGGCGGCGTGTGGGATGCAGAGCGGCGAGTGCTTCCGCTGCTGCGGACCAGGGACATCCAGAGGCTGATTCAAAAGGGCACGGTGCGGGATGGAATGATTCCAAAGCTGCGGTCCTGCGCGCGAACCCTTCAGCACGGCGTTCATGAGATTGACATTATTTCTCCAGACGAACAAAACTCTTTGCTCCGAACAGTCATCAAACGTGAAAGCGTGGGGACAAGGATCATAAGCGCATCATGA
- the argC gene encoding N-acetyl-gamma-glutamyl-phosphate reductase has product MTEAETFSAPGKHAGSSRVVRVAVAGATGYAGLELLRLLGRHPYARVTRLMSSGRDGRKEFPIEHSHPSLRGKFSVLCQPLSVEALPPSDVDIVFLATPHQTALEITPRLLERHLRVVDLSAAFRLKDASVYPRWYGFEHNAQAELEEAVYGLTEMNSARIAKARLVANPGCYAASVILALAPAMKKGWVDIEAGIISDSKSGASGAGRGVNEKLHFVEVNENCRAYGLFNHRHVPEMLQELYLAEKDFVFTPHLLPITRGILSTIYIRLSRSRTHEEAVALYRDFYAGAPFVRVLGAGVPEIQSVAQTNYADIGFSLDTDGRRMIIVSALDNLTKGAAGQAIQNMNVMYGFAEETALT; this is encoded by the coding sequence ATCACCGAGGCTGAAACCTTCAGCGCTCCAGGCAAACACGCGGGTTCGTCCAGGGTCGTACGGGTAGCTGTTGCGGGCGCAACGGGCTACGCCGGGCTGGAACTCCTGCGCCTGCTGGGCCGCCATCCTTACGCGCGCGTTACACGGCTGATGTCTTCCGGCCGCGACGGGAGAAAAGAGTTTCCCATCGAGCATTCTCACCCATCGCTTCGGGGAAAGTTCTCGGTTCTCTGCCAGCCGCTTTCGGTCGAAGCCTTGCCGCCTTCCGATGTAGATATAGTTTTTTTGGCAACTCCGCACCAAACGGCCCTTGAAATCACTCCCCGGCTGCTGGAGCGCCATCTCCGGGTGGTGGATTTGAGCGCTGCTTTCCGATTGAAGGACGCTTCCGTCTATCCGCGCTGGTACGGGTTTGAGCACAATGCGCAAGCGGAATTGGAAGAAGCCGTTTACGGTCTGACGGAGATGAATTCCGCACGGATCGCAAAGGCCCGCCTCGTTGCCAATCCAGGTTGCTACGCCGCTTCGGTGATTCTGGCTCTCGCTCCCGCCATGAAAAAAGGCTGGGTTGACATCGAGGCAGGCATCATTTCGGACTCCAAATCCGGTGCCAGCGGAGCGGGCCGGGGAGTGAACGAGAAGCTCCATTTTGTGGAGGTCAACGAGAACTGCCGCGCCTACGGACTTTTTAACCACCGCCACGTTCCGGAAATGCTTCAAGAGCTGTATCTCGCTGAGAAGGATTTCGTCTTCACGCCCCACCTGCTGCCCATCACCCGCGGCATTCTAAGCACCATTTACATCCGCCTGTCAAGGTCCCGGACGCATGAGGAAGCCGTTGCGCTCTACCGTGATTTCTACGCCGGGGCGCCATTTGTCCGCGTGCTGGGCGCCGGCGTGCCGGAAATCCAGTCCGTTGCCCAGACCAACTATGCGGACATCGGTTTCTCGCTCGACACGGACGGCAGGCGCATGATCATCGTCTCCGCGCTCGATAATCTGACGAAAGGAGCCGCGGGGCAGGCCATCCAGAACATGAACGTGATGTATGGCTTTGCCGAAGAAACAGCACTGACGTGA
- a CDS encoding gamma-glutamyl-gamma-aminobutyrate hydrolase family protein — protein sequence MKIAISIPEKEKAKGQHSPYFKALTAAGARLEEIQMIMPPGNGLPSSGDFDGILLAGGEDVDPELYGEQIKYDSVKTNRVRDDFEVDLLEKGLQSRIPILGICRGAQLINVRFGGTLYQDLKSETALERDHRQQGSRSATTHSITVTEPDSVLRGAFAGMCRVNSLHHQAIKRLGRGLKVTAHSEDELYEAVELAEDYPFFLAVQWHPEEMVSEHPEQLKIFQDFVARCRERAVRNAATG from the coding sequence ATGAAAATCGCAATTTCGATACCGGAAAAAGAGAAAGCAAAGGGCCAACATTCACCTTACTTTAAGGCCCTCACGGCCGCCGGAGCCAGACTCGAAGAAATCCAGATGATCATGCCTCCTGGGAACGGCCTACCCTCGTCGGGCGATTTTGACGGGATCCTTCTGGCGGGCGGGGAAGATGTTGACCCGGAACTTTATGGCGAGCAGATTAAATATGACAGCGTGAAAACCAACCGGGTGCGCGACGATTTTGAAGTGGACCTGCTCGAAAAGGGGCTTCAATCACGCATTCCTATCCTCGGTATTTGCAGGGGGGCCCAATTGATCAACGTGCGGTTTGGCGGAACGCTTTACCAGGATTTGAAAAGCGAAACAGCTCTTGAACGAGACCACAGGCAGCAGGGCAGCCGCAGTGCGACCACGCACTCTATAACCGTGACGGAACCGGATTCAGTTCTGCGCGGGGCTTTTGCGGGCATGTGCAGGGTGAACAGCCTTCATCACCAGGCGATCAAGCGCCTGGGTAGAGGTTTGAAGGTCACGGCCCATTCGGAGGACGAACTGTACGAGGCTGTCGAATTGGCGGAGGATTACCCTTTCTTTCTGGCCGTCCAATGGCACCCCGAGGAGATGGTCAGCGAGCATCCTGAGCAGCTGAAGATCTTTCAGGATTTTGTCGCGCGGTGCCGGGAGCGCGCAGTAAGGAATGCCGCAACCGGGTAG
- a CDS encoding mismatch-specific DNA-glycosylase, producing the protein MYPDLPDYLRPGLRLVFVGFNPGERSARIGHYYAGRGNQFWNLLFESGLTPVHLGPEEDYRILEFGFGLTDIVKRWSNSINELSKEDFHCGVPVLEAKLMQAAPEAIAFNGKTCFEEFQGRKAELGPQRSLLGSSRIYVLPSTSGRNGSLSRSQKLHYFCKLKRWLG; encoded by the coding sequence GTGTATCCCGATCTGCCAGACTACCTCCGTCCCGGGCTAAGGCTTGTTTTCGTCGGGTTTAATCCCGGCGAGCGCTCTGCCAGAATCGGCCACTATTATGCCGGGAGGGGCAACCAGTTCTGGAATTTACTCTTTGAATCGGGCCTGACGCCGGTCCATCTGGGGCCGGAGGAAGACTATCGCATACTCGAATTTGGCTTTGGCTTGACCGATATCGTAAAGCGCTGGTCCAACTCCATCAACGAGTTGAGCAAAGAAGACTTTCATTGCGGAGTCCCTGTGCTCGAAGCAAAACTCATGCAGGCGGCGCCCGAAGCCATCGCGTTCAACGGAAAGACGTGCTTTGAGGAGTTCCAGGGTCGCAAAGCTGAGCTGGGGCCCCAACGCTCCCTGCTCGGAAGCTCCAGGATTTATGTCCTACCCTCAACCAGCGGTCGCAATGGGAGTCTTTCACGTTCCCAGAAGCTTCACTATTTTTGTAAACTCAAACGCTGGCTGGGTTAA
- a CDS encoding macro domain-containing protein has product MPASICFMKGDITALEVDAIVNAANNELVLGGGVAGAIRTKGGPRIQEECDRIGPIRLGEAAVTTGGNLKAYYVIHAASMKLGEETTAESLRNSTHNSLLCAEEKGLKTIAFPAIGTGIAGFPMGDCARIMISEVLAHLRSRSSLEKIYFVLFDDAALKTFEETYKKLTSRPAAGKPV; this is encoded by the coding sequence ATGCCAGCCAGCATCTGCTTCATGAAGGGCGATATCACCGCGCTCGAAGTTGACGCGATCGTTAATGCGGCCAATAACGAACTGGTGTTGGGAGGTGGAGTTGCAGGCGCCATCCGGACCAAAGGTGGCCCGCGAATCCAGGAAGAATGCGACCGCATCGGCCCTATCCGTCTGGGTGAGGCTGCCGTCACTACAGGAGGCAACCTCAAGGCGTACTACGTGATCCATGCCGCCAGTATGAAATTGGGGGAGGAGACCACAGCAGAATCCTTGCGGAATTCAACGCACAACAGCCTGCTCTGCGCCGAGGAGAAGGGTCTTAAGACGATTGCTTTTCCGGCCATCGGTACAGGGATCGCCGGTTTTCCGATGGGGGATTGTGCAAGGATTATGATCAGTGAAGTGCTCGCGCACCTTAGGTCACGCAGCAGCCTGGAAAAGATCTACTTCGTGCTCTTTGACGACGCGGCGCTCAAAACGTTTGAAGAGACTTACAAGAAGCTCACCAGCCGGCCCGCTGCCGGTAAGCCCGTCTGA
- a CDS encoding tetratricopeptide repeat protein, with amino-acid sequence MKHASLVLRLRSAVQRRARGASCTLIAGLLPLTLLAVPSAAQGADTAQFVVKKYDIKVQLFPTTHILEATTRIDFVPQTSTSQLGFELDSALRVQKIADATGTDVQFQQEGLSLKVILPSPVTTGQASSITVSYKGGLGTAEGSPVEGLKLSYVGPEGSYLLYPGRWFPVVRPGLNRFTAALHVTVPTGETVIASGTPSPPVNEAGNTTYSFEFGQSSFPGTFYAGDYSVQQENASGANVYLFLKRGHERFAADYGAAAAKIMSFFSGQFGSLPNGNLAVVEIADDTAGGYSSPGIVALASRGFSSPVNEQLLAHEISRQWWNCYVSPAAPDDSFLDDGLALYSSALYIEQSQGETAFESLMHATAIGALTHEESAPISQAGSLQPFTPQYQSIVAQKGAMVFHMLRWVIGDDAFTKALHEVVRQYAWKSISTQDFEKVVEQASNEKLTYFFAQWVSSTGVPQFKDSWAIYRAGDHYQVVGKIQQDLDIFRMPVEVRVNSEGRRPVNDRVQMVGTTADFTVNTVTRPTRVEIDPGSHILKMTDTIRTDVEIARGDQLVAEQAYLEAVKQYQQVVEQNKNNSLAHFRLGQIYFRLHNYNAAAEEMRAALDGNLQPKWVEVWAHLTLGKIFDATGQRDRALNEYQRALQTKDDTQGAIEQAKEYIQKPYSDENRATG; translated from the coding sequence ATGAAGCATGCCTCATTGGTCCTTAGATTAAGGAGTGCTGTGCAGCGTCGCGCGAGGGGCGCCAGTTGCACCCTAATAGCCGGCTTGCTGCCGCTGACCCTGCTTGCCGTGCCCTCGGCCGCGCAGGGTGCGGACACGGCGCAGTTCGTGGTGAAGAAATACGATATCAAGGTCCAGCTATTCCCCACGACCCACATCCTCGAAGCCACCACAAGAATTGACTTCGTACCTCAGACCAGCACCAGCCAGCTTGGCTTTGAGCTCGACAGCGCTTTGCGCGTCCAGAAAATCGCGGACGCCACCGGGACCGATGTCCAGTTCCAGCAAGAAGGCTTAAGCCTTAAAGTCATTCTTCCCAGCCCTGTCACCACAGGTCAGGCGTCATCCATCACCGTAAGTTACAAGGGTGGGCTAGGAACAGCCGAAGGAAGTCCCGTCGAAGGGCTGAAGCTCTCGTATGTAGGACCGGAAGGCTCCTATCTGCTCTATCCCGGGCGCTGGTTCCCGGTAGTAAGACCCGGACTAAACCGCTTTACCGCTGCCCTGCACGTCACCGTGCCAACGGGAGAGACAGTCATCGCATCGGGAACTCCTTCGCCGCCCGTGAATGAGGCCGGGAACACCACATATTCTTTTGAATTCGGCCAGTCATCCTTTCCCGGAACGTTTTACGCAGGCGACTATTCGGTCCAGCAAGAAAACGCCTCTGGGGCCAATGTTTACCTGTTCTTGAAGCGGGGCCATGAGCGATTTGCGGCGGACTACGGAGCGGCTGCGGCAAAGATTATGAGCTTTTTCTCGGGCCAATTCGGGTCACTTCCAAATGGCAACCTGGCTGTGGTCGAGATTGCGGATGACACTGCAGGTGGGTATTCTTCGCCAGGCATCGTCGCCCTTGCTTCGCGCGGGTTCTCTTCGCCCGTGAACGAACAGCTCCTGGCGCATGAAATCTCGCGCCAATGGTGGAATTGCTATGTCAGTCCGGCGGCGCCTGATGACTCATTCCTCGACGACGGCCTTGCGCTTTACTCTTCAGCCCTGTATATCGAGCAGTCACAGGGCGAGACGGCTTTTGAAAGCTTGATGCATGCAACCGCCATCGGGGCACTTACCCACGAAGAGTCGGCACCTATCAGCCAGGCAGGGTCACTCCAGCCTTTCACGCCTCAGTATCAATCGATCGTCGCGCAAAAGGGAGCCATGGTTTTCCACATGCTGCGCTGGGTTATCGGCGATGACGCTTTTACCAAGGCCCTGCACGAAGTGGTCCGGCAGTATGCGTGGAAGTCCATCAGCACCCAGGACTTTGAAAAAGTCGTGGAGCAGGCCAGCAATGAGAAACTGACCTACTTTTTCGCCCAGTGGGTCAGTTCGACAGGCGTGCCGCAATTCAAGGACTCCTGGGCCATCTACCGCGCGGGAGATCATTATCAGGTGGTCGGCAAGATACAGCAGGACCTCGATATTTTCCGAATGCCCGTGGAGGTGCGCGTCAACTCGGAGGGTCGCCGGCCCGTTAATGATCGGGTCCAGATGGTGGGAACCACAGCCGACTTTACCGTCAACACGGTCACCAGGCCGACCAGAGTAGAGATCGATCCCGGCAGCCACATCCTCAAAATGACTGACACGATCCGCACTGATGTGGAAATCGCCCGCGGGGATCAGCTTGTAGCCGAACAGGCCTACCTGGAAGCCGTGAAGCAGTACCAGCAGGTGGTTGAGCAGAACAAGAACAATTCACTGGCCCACTTCCGCCTCGGTCAAATCTATTTCCGGCTCCACAATTACAACGCAGCCGCAGAGGAAATGAGGGCCGCCCTTGACGGAAACCTTCAGCCCAAATGGGTTGAAGTTTGGGCCCATCTCACATTAGGAAAAATTTTCGACGCCACCGGCCAGAGGGACCGGGCATTGAATGAATACCAGCGGGCCCTGCAAACCAAGGACGACACACAGGGCGCGATTGAGCAGGCCAAAGAATATATCCAGAAACCTTACTCTGATGAAAACCGTGCTACCGGCTAA
- a CDS encoding lipid-A-disaccharide synthase: MPRNCFLIVAGERSGDVYGAALAQALKARMADAEIFGCGGEAMRAAGVETIVDIHQVALIGISEVVSGLPKAYLALRGLVAEAARRKPATAILIDSPSLNLSLAKRLKQRGIPVIYFVSPQIWAWKKWRIRKIKACVDRMLCLFDFETEIYEKADVPVECVGHPLVDMTAPGHTREEFFSGADLDPNVTTVALLPGSRKTEVTFNAPAMLGAADRVAQSRPIQFVVASAPTIDSAWLRSLVSRSYESKAPLRVLGNSTHEALQYSDATVVASGTATIEAALRECPMIVVYRVSAFTAMCARVMIDVPFYSMVNLLAGHGAVPELIQGDFTPARLADALKRLLDDAEARDKMVADLRIVKRRLGKGGAIGRAADAIVHHLEGTKASLRAE, from the coding sequence ATGCCCAGAAATTGCTTCTTAATAGTTGCCGGAGAGCGGTCCGGCGACGTGTATGGCGCAGCCCTTGCCCAGGCGCTTAAAGCCAGGATGGCGGATGCTGAGATTTTCGGATGCGGCGGCGAGGCCATGCGAGCGGCCGGAGTGGAGACCATCGTCGATATCCATCAGGTGGCTTTGATTGGAATCTCCGAGGTTGTATCCGGGCTCCCCAAAGCCTACCTTGCTCTGCGGGGCCTTGTGGCGGAAGCCGCCCGCAGAAAGCCCGCAACCGCAATCCTGATCGATTCCCCCTCGCTGAATCTGAGCTTGGCGAAGCGGCTGAAGCAACGCGGCATTCCTGTTATCTATTTCGTCAGTCCACAGATTTGGGCCTGGAAAAAATGGAGGATCAGAAAAATCAAGGCGTGTGTCGATAGGATGCTTTGCCTTTTTGACTTTGAGACCGAGATCTACGAAAAAGCGGACGTGCCCGTCGAATGTGTCGGGCATCCGCTGGTGGACATGACCGCTCCCGGCCATACCCGGGAGGAATTCTTCAGCGGTGCAGACCTCGACCCAAACGTCACAACCGTAGCCTTGCTGCCGGGAAGCCGGAAGACAGAGGTAACCTTCAACGCCCCGGCGATGCTGGGCGCAGCGGACCGAGTGGCGCAGTCCCGGCCAATTCAATTTGTTGTAGCTTCGGCGCCTACGATTGATTCCGCGTGGCTTCGGTCTCTTGTTTCCCGCAGCTACGAGAGCAAAGCGCCGCTGCGGGTTCTCGGCAATTCGACACACGAAGCCCTGCAATACTCCGATGCCACAGTGGTCGCCAGCGGAACGGCCACGATTGAGGCGGCTTTGCGGGAGTGTCCTATGATTGTCGTCTACCGGGTGTCCGCATTCACCGCGATGTGCGCCAGAGTCATGATCGATGTTCCCTTCTACAGCATGGTCAATCTGCTGGCAGGCCACGGCGCGGTCCCGGAACTGATCCAGGGCGACTTCACCCCTGCTCGCCTGGCAGATGCCCTTAAGCGGTTACTCGATGACGCTGAGGCGCGGGACAAGATGGTCGCCGATCTTCGAATAGTAAAGAGGCGACTGGGCAAAGGAGGCGCTATCGGCCGCGCTGCAGACGCAATTGTCCACCACCTTGAGGGGACCAAGGCATCCCTCCGCGCCGAATGA
- a CDS encoding ABC transporter ATP-binding protein, with translation MADNFHEEEVLGKAYDARLMRRLLAYLRPYRRVVFLALIAIFFFGLLQAVPPYLMKVEIDRYLDPTKQQPIIPFLARLLSPDPRTGILQIALVIFVPTVLLTFVLQFAQTFAMQLVGQKVMYDLRKQLFEHLQRLQMGFFDRNPVGRLVTRVTTDIDVLNDLFASGVVAVFGDFFTLTSIMAVMLKLDWRLSLLTFAVLPLIIIVTALFRKAVRDSYRRIRLAIARINAYLQEHITGMSVTQLFNREDKSFEEFEKINSAHMEAYKDSILAYGLFYPTVEFLGVLAIVIILYKGGGMVLAGSLTVGTAIAFIQYSQRFFRPIQDLSDKYNILQAAMASSERVFKLLDTPVSISDSEHPSKLDMPRGRVEFRNVGFAYRDNHRVLENVSFIIEPGETVAVVGHTGAGKTTLTNLLLRFYDVQEGAILFDGVDIRELSLRDLRSNFGVVLQDPFLFSGTIAGNIRLGTEGITDQQIRDAARRVNMLDFIESLPGGFDEPVKERGATLSSGQKQLLSFARALAHDPRILILDEATSSVDPETEYMIREGLQRLLENRTSLVIAHRLSTIQNASKIIVMHRGRVREVGTHQELLRLRGIYFKLYQLQYKDQELLASTEPARGSCPEIAS, from the coding sequence ATGGCGGACAATTTTCACGAAGAAGAAGTTCTCGGAAAAGCATACGACGCGCGCCTGATGCGGCGCTTGCTAGCCTATCTGCGTCCCTACCGCCGAGTCGTTTTCTTGGCCCTGATCGCTATCTTCTTTTTTGGCCTGCTCCAGGCGGTCCCCCCCTACCTGATGAAGGTGGAAATCGACCGTTATCTCGATCCCACAAAGCAACAGCCGATTATCCCGTTTCTCGCCCGTCTTCTCAGCCCGGATCCCCGCACAGGCATCCTTCAGATCGCCCTTGTGATCTTTGTACCCACCGTCCTGCTGACGTTCGTTCTACAGTTTGCGCAGACTTTCGCCATGCAACTGGTCGGGCAGAAAGTTATGTACGATTTGCGCAAGCAGTTGTTTGAGCATCTGCAACGGCTGCAGATGGGTTTCTTTGACCGCAATCCCGTCGGCAGGCTGGTTACACGAGTGACCACGGATATCGATGTCCTGAACGATTTGTTTGCCTCTGGCGTCGTGGCGGTTTTCGGCGACTTCTTCACCCTGACGAGCATCATGGCGGTAATGCTGAAGCTTGATTGGAGGCTGTCGCTCCTGACTTTTGCGGTGTTGCCATTGATTATCATTGTGACGGCGCTCTTCCGGAAAGCGGTGCGCGATTCGTACCGGCGCATCCGGCTTGCCATCGCCCGCATCAACGCCTATCTCCAGGAACACATTACCGGCATGTCTGTCACGCAGTTATTCAACCGTGAGGACAAGAGCTTCGAAGAGTTCGAGAAGATAAACAGCGCCCATATGGAAGCTTATAAAGACTCGATCCTGGCCTACGGACTGTTTTATCCCACGGTGGAATTCCTGGGCGTGCTGGCCATAGTCATCATTCTGTATAAAGGCGGGGGGATGGTCCTGGCAGGATCGCTGACTGTAGGGACCGCCATCGCCTTCATCCAGTATTCGCAACGGTTCTTCCGGCCCATACAGGACCTGAGCGACAAGTACAACATCCTGCAGGCGGCGATGGCCAGCTCCGAGCGCGTCTTCAAGTTGCTGGATACGCCGGTAAGCATTTCCGATTCCGAACATCCCAGTAAACTCGATATGCCTCGTGGCCGCGTGGAATTCCGCAATGTCGGGTTTGCTTATCGGGATAACCACCGGGTGCTGGAGAACGTTTCATTTATCATCGAGCCCGGCGAAACTGTTGCCGTGGTCGGCCACACGGGTGCTGGCAAGACCACTCTCACCAACCTTCTACTGCGCTTCTACGACGTCCAGGAGGGCGCCATCCTCTTCGACGGCGTGGATATTCGCGAGCTCAGTCTTCGCGATCTCCGGAGCAATTTCGGGGTTGTCCTGCAGGACCCATTTCTCTTTTCGGGCACGATCGCCGGCAACATCCGGCTGGGGACAGAAGGCATTACCGATCAGCAAATCCGCGACGCGGCCCGGCGTGTTAACATGCTGGACTTTATTGAAAGCCTTCCCGGCGGTTTTGATGAACCTGTCAAGGAACGCGGGGCCACCCTCTCATCGGGACAGAAACAACTTCTCTCCTTCGCGCGAGCGTTGGCGCACGACCCAAGGATCCTGATTCTTGACGAGGCAACCTCAAGCGTTGACCCGGAGACCGAATATATGATTCGCGAAGGCCTCCAGAGACTCCTCGAAAATCGGACTTCGCTTGTTATCGCCCACCGTCTATCGACAATACAGAACGCCTCGAAGATCATCGTGATGCACAGAGGGCGTGTGCGCGAGGTGGGGACCCACCAGGAACTGCTCCGTCTGAGGGGAATCTATTTCAAGCTTTACCAGCTTCAATATAAAGACCAGGAGCTCCTGGCCTCCACCGAGCCGGCCAGAGGATCATGCCCAGAAATTGCTTCTTAA